In Papaver somniferum cultivar HN1 chromosome 1, ASM357369v1, whole genome shotgun sequence, a genomic segment contains:
- the LOC113353219 gene encoding uncharacterized protein LOC113353219, whose translation MLICSFYDYFYPVTCGKTNNRSKGRCHKEPSGFEGPWKTNPLVFDNSCFKELLNGENESLIQLLTDKTLSTNPVLRPLTENYAAVAAEKPNPTILLKAWELLEVKPEDALHIGDDRGNDLWSARDAGCDASLWGSYVNSSKEAITSFPQPFDKSESVPKMIKLKAKDYHPVQSQNMDLATNRKSHVNQGHSTLMLCLISFVKYCHRRR comes from the exons ATGTTAATTTGTTCGTTTTATGATTATTTCTATCCTGTTACTT GTGGAAAGACTAATAATCGAA GTAAG GGAAGGTGCCACAAAGAACCCTCTGGATTTGAGGGGCCCTGGAAAACCAACCCCCTAGTATTTGATAACTCTTGCTTCAA AGAGCTTCTAAATGGGGAGAATGAAAGCTTAATCCAACTCCTAACTGATAAGACACTCTCGACTAATCCTGTTCTTCGTCCCCTAACTGAAAACTATGCAGCG GTAGCAGCAGAGAAGCCAAATCCAACAATACTTTTGAAGGCTTGGGAGTTACTAGAGGTCAAACCTGAGGATGCTCTACATATTGGGGATGATCGTGGGAATGATCTTTGGAGTGCTAGAGATGCAGGTTGTGATGCTTCGCTGTGGGGAAGTTATGTTAACTCTTCCAAGGAG GCAATAACTAGTTTTCCGCAGCCTTTTGACAAAAGTGAATCAGTTCCCAAAATGATCAAACTGAAA GCGAAAGATTACCACCCTGTTCAATCTCAAAACATGGATCTTGCAACAAATAG GAAGTCGCATGTGAACCAAGGACACAGCACATTGATGCTCTGCTTGATATCATTTGTGAAGTATTGTCATAGGAGGAGATGA
- the LOC113306296 gene encoding WD repeat-containing protein 44-like isoform X1 codes for MSRQKGGQEEEEEQEEEEESEEECFYESLDRIVSSSSTCTSSASSSVVVSEDEENVTNNKNQPISPRFPISHYDVWISQPTSIEERRQKLLHDMGLASGSSPDIDYGRSISSDQLQQGRVNSSTSTSNCAVARSKSDGADCRDSSHCDHCSNSSIPSASSNSIQSQSNDNGNSVVDNKKLLLSKSRRRSNESIGGGSPTANAVSSLSKPPSGKLSRNSNLDDVARGGEQLDEKLNTNGNVKDQEVEELDPSCMIKNLDTGTEFVVNEVREDGLCDKVREVGTDRQLTLEEFERFVGHSPIVQELMRRQNVEEFDDGKDDLDMDKDGDGNPGLKTKKKGSWFKSIKKNVASVVTGQREKKSSDERDTSSEKGGRRSSSATDESQDGSFHGPERVRVRQYGKSFKYLTALFKSQEIQAHGGSVWSIKFSLDGRYLASAGEDCVIHVWQVVESERKDDFYEKLEDGIPYNCLPSGSPEPALLLSNMENNSEKKRRGRKSISRKSISLDQVKVPESVFALSEKPICSFRGHLDDVLDLSWSKSQLLLSSSMDKTVRLWHMASNSCLKIFSHSDYVTCIQFNPVDDRYFISGSLDAKVRIWSIPDHQVVDWNDLNEMVTAACYTPDGQGALVGSYKGNCRLYDTSENKLHPKSQINLQNKKKKSHHRKITGFQFAPGSSTEVLVTSADSRIRVIDGVDVVHKFKGFRNSSSQISASVTANGKYVVSASENSNVYVWKHEGESRPSRTKGVTVTQSYEHFHCQDVSVAIPWTGLVGTNSPEDENSGSPSLLSSESSVNNHSTPALVHEANNKKESSPSLYGRTNSPRHGTIASVSNSYFFDKFSATWPEEKLVSAAKKRSPNVSTDFSTILKQGRSAWGMVIVTAGLRGEIRTFQNFGLPVRI; via the exons ATGAGTAGACAAAAAGGAGGacaagaggaggaggaagaacaagaagaagaagaggaatcaGAAGAAGAGTGTTTTTACGAATCATTAGATAGAATagtttcatcttcatcaactTGTACTTCTTCCGCTTCTTCCTCGGTTGTTGTTTCTGAAGACGAAGAAAATGTTACTAACAATAAAAATCAACCTATTAGTCCAAGATTTCCAATTTCACATTACGATGTTTGGATTTCACAACCTACTTCTATCGAAGAACGACGCCAAAAATTACTACATGATATGGGTCTTGCTTCTGGTTCTTCTCCAGACATTGATTACGGAAGATCTATTTCATCCGATCAATTACAACAAGGACGAGTCAACTCATCAACATCAACGTCTAATTGTGCAGTAGCTCGATCTAAATCAGACGGTGCGGATTGTAGGGACTCATCGCATTGTGATCACTGCAGTAATTCTTCTATTCCTTCTGCTTCTTCTAATTCCATTCAATCTCAGTCTAATGACAATGGTAATTCGGTTGtagataataaaaaactattacTATCCAAATCACGAAGAAGAAGCAATGAAAGCATTGGTGGTGGATCACCCACTGCTAATGCTGTTTCTTCTCTTAGTAAGCCTCCTAGTGGTAAATTGTCTAGGAATTCAAATTTGGATGACGTTGCCCGTGGTGGGGAGCAATTAGATGAGAAATTGAATACGAATGGAAATGTTAAGGACCAGGAAGTAGAGGAACTTGACCCTTCTTGTATGATTAAGAATTTGGATACGGGTACGGAGTTTGTTGTGAATGAGGTTAGAGAAGATGGATTGTGTGACAAAGTTAGGGAAGTTGGAACTGATAGACAACTTACGTTGGAGGAGTTTGAAAGGTTTGTTGGGCACTCTCCGATTGTTCAAGAATTGATGAGAAGACAAAATGTTGAAGAATTTGATGATGGCAAGGATGATTTGGATATGGATAAAGATGGAGATGGTAATCCTggattgaaaacaaagaaaaaaggaaGTTGGTTTAAAAGTATAAAAAAGAATGTTGCTAGTGTAGTGACTGGTCAGCGGGAGAAGAAGAGCAGTGATGAAAGGGATACTTCGTCGGAGAAGGGTGGGAGGAGGTCAAGCTCTGCAACGGATGAAAGTCAAGATGGATCCTTTCATGGACCTGAGAGAGTTCGTGTTCGTCAGTATGGTAAATCATTTAAATATCTAACGGCGCTGTTCAAAAGTCAAGAGATACAAGCTCATGGTGGATCTGTATGGAGTATCAAATTTAGCTTGGATGGTCGGTATCTTGCGAGTGCGGGTGAGGATTGTGTAATTCATGTATGGCAGGTGGTTGAGTCAGAAAGGAAAGATGATTTTTATGAGAAGTTGGAAGATGGGATTCCATACAACTGTTTACCCAGTGGTTCTCCTGAACCTGCACTGTTGTTGTCTAATATGGAAAACAATtctgagaagaaaagaagaggtaGGAAGTCTATTAGTCGAAAATCTATTAGCTTGGACCAAGTAAAGGTTCCAGAGAGTGTATTTGCGCTTTCAGAAAAGCCCATCTGCTCTTTCCGTGGTCATCTTGATGATGTACTTGACCTATCATGGTCCAAATCTCAG CTTTTACTTTCTTCCTCAATGGACAAAACAGTTAGGTTGTGGCACATGGCTAGCAATTCTTGCTTAAAAATTTTCTCGCACAGTGATTATG TCACTTGCATCCAGTTCAATCCTGTCGATGATAGATATTTCATTAGTGGATCACTAGATGCTAAGGTCCGCATATGGAGTATTCCAGATCACCAAGTTGTGGACTGGAATGATCTAAATGAGATGGTGACTGCAGCTTGCTACACACCTGATGGCCAG GGTGCGTTAGTAGGTTCATACAAGGGGAACTGTCGTTTGTATGATACATCCG AAAATAAGCTACACCCGAAGAgtcaaatcaatctgcaaaataagaaaaagaaatctcatcACAGGAAGATCACTGGCTTTCAG TTTGCCCCAGGGAGCTCCACAGAAGTGCTTGTTACATCTGCAGATTCACGTATCCGGGTCattgatggtgttgatgttgttcACAAATTCAAAG GTTTCCGCAACTCTAGTAGTCAAATATCAGCATCTGTGACAGCTAATGGGAAGTATGTGGTCAGTGCTAGCGAGAACTCAAATGTATATGTGTGGAAACATGAAGGTGAATCTCGGCCAAGCAGAACTAAGGGTGTAACTGTTACCCAGTCTTACGAACATTTTCATTGTCAAGATGTATCAGTAGCCATTCCCTGGACTGGTCTAGTTGGCACAAACAGCCCCGAAGATGAGAATAGTGGGTCCCCCAGTTTACTGAGCAGCGAGTCCTCTGTAAACAACCACTCTACACCTGCTTTGGTACATGAGGCtaacaataaaaaggaaagctcaccATCACTTTACGGACGCACCAACAGCCCCCGTCATGGTACGATCGCCAGTGTAAGCAATAGTTACTTCTTTGACAAGTTCTCAGCAACATGGCCAGAGGAAAAATTGGTATCTGCTGCTAAGAAAAGAAGCCCTAACGTGAGTACAGATTTCTCCACTATTTTAAAGCAAGGTAGGTCAGCTTGGGGTATGGTTATTGTAACTGCAGGCCTCAGAGGAGAAATAAGAACATTCCAAAACTTTGGGTTGCCTGTTAGGATTTAA
- the LOC113306296 gene encoding WD repeat-containing protein 44-like isoform X2, producing MSRQKGGQEEEEEQEEEEESEEECFYESLDRIVSSSSTCTSSASSSVVVSEDEENVTNNKNQPISPRFPISHYDVWISQPTSIEERRQKLLHDMGLASGSSPDIDYGRSISSDQLQQGRVNSSTSTSNCAVARSKSDDNKKLLLSKSRRRSNESIGGGSPTANAVSSLSKPPSGKLSRNSNLDDVARGGEQLDEKLNTNGNVKDQEVEELDPSCMIKNLDTGTEFVVNEVREDGLCDKVREVGTDRQLTLEEFERFVGHSPIVQELMRRQNVEEFDDGKDDLDMDKDGDGNPGLKTKKKGSWFKSIKKNVASVVTGQREKKSSDERDTSSEKGGRRSSSATDESQDGSFHGPERVRVRQYGKSFKYLTALFKSQEIQAHGGSVWSIKFSLDGRYLASAGEDCVIHVWQVVESERKDDFYEKLEDGIPYNCLPSGSPEPALLLSNMENNSEKKRRGRKSISRKSISLDQVKVPESVFALSEKPICSFRGHLDDVLDLSWSKSQLLLSSSMDKTVRLWHMASNSCLKIFSHSDYVTCIQFNPVDDRYFISGSLDAKVRIWSIPDHQVVDWNDLNEMVTAACYTPDGQGALVGSYKGNCRLYDTSENKLHPKSQINLQNKKKKSHHRKITGFQFAPGSSTEVLVTSADSRIRVIDGVDVVHKFKGFRNSSSQISASVTANGKYVVSASENSNVYVWKHEGESRPSRTKGVTVTQSYEHFHCQDVSVAIPWTGLVGTNSPEDENSGSPSLLSSESSVNNHSTPALVHEANNKKESSPSLYGRTNSPRHGTIASVSNSYFFDKFSATWPEEKLVSAAKKRSPNVSTDFSTILKQGRSAWGMVIVTAGLRGEIRTFQNFGLPVRI from the exons ATGAGTAGACAAAAAGGAGGacaagaggaggaggaagaacaagaagaagaagaggaatcaGAAGAAGAGTGTTTTTACGAATCATTAGATAGAATagtttcatcttcatcaactTGTACTTCTTCCGCTTCTTCCTCGGTTGTTGTTTCTGAAGACGAAGAAAATGTTACTAACAATAAAAATCAACCTATTAGTCCAAGATTTCCAATTTCACATTACGATGTTTGGATTTCACAACCTACTTCTATCGAAGAACGACGCCAAAAATTACTACATGATATGGGTCTTGCTTCTGGTTCTTCTCCAGACATTGATTACGGAAGATCTATTTCATCCGATCAATTACAACAAGGACGAGTCAACTCATCAACATCAACGTCTAATTGTGCAGTAGCTCGATCTAAATCAGACG ataataaaaaactattacTATCCAAATCACGAAGAAGAAGCAATGAAAGCATTGGTGGTGGATCACCCACTGCTAATGCTGTTTCTTCTCTTAGTAAGCCTCCTAGTGGTAAATTGTCTAGGAATTCAAATTTGGATGACGTTGCCCGTGGTGGGGAGCAATTAGATGAGAAATTGAATACGAATGGAAATGTTAAGGACCAGGAAGTAGAGGAACTTGACCCTTCTTGTATGATTAAGAATTTGGATACGGGTACGGAGTTTGTTGTGAATGAGGTTAGAGAAGATGGATTGTGTGACAAAGTTAGGGAAGTTGGAACTGATAGACAACTTACGTTGGAGGAGTTTGAAAGGTTTGTTGGGCACTCTCCGATTGTTCAAGAATTGATGAGAAGACAAAATGTTGAAGAATTTGATGATGGCAAGGATGATTTGGATATGGATAAAGATGGAGATGGTAATCCTggattgaaaacaaagaaaaaaggaaGTTGGTTTAAAAGTATAAAAAAGAATGTTGCTAGTGTAGTGACTGGTCAGCGGGAGAAGAAGAGCAGTGATGAAAGGGATACTTCGTCGGAGAAGGGTGGGAGGAGGTCAAGCTCTGCAACGGATGAAAGTCAAGATGGATCCTTTCATGGACCTGAGAGAGTTCGTGTTCGTCAGTATGGTAAATCATTTAAATATCTAACGGCGCTGTTCAAAAGTCAAGAGATACAAGCTCATGGTGGATCTGTATGGAGTATCAAATTTAGCTTGGATGGTCGGTATCTTGCGAGTGCGGGTGAGGATTGTGTAATTCATGTATGGCAGGTGGTTGAGTCAGAAAGGAAAGATGATTTTTATGAGAAGTTGGAAGATGGGATTCCATACAACTGTTTACCCAGTGGTTCTCCTGAACCTGCACTGTTGTTGTCTAATATGGAAAACAATtctgagaagaaaagaagaggtaGGAAGTCTATTAGTCGAAAATCTATTAGCTTGGACCAAGTAAAGGTTCCAGAGAGTGTATTTGCGCTTTCAGAAAAGCCCATCTGCTCTTTCCGTGGTCATCTTGATGATGTACTTGACCTATCATGGTCCAAATCTCAG CTTTTACTTTCTTCCTCAATGGACAAAACAGTTAGGTTGTGGCACATGGCTAGCAATTCTTGCTTAAAAATTTTCTCGCACAGTGATTATG TCACTTGCATCCAGTTCAATCCTGTCGATGATAGATATTTCATTAGTGGATCACTAGATGCTAAGGTCCGCATATGGAGTATTCCAGATCACCAAGTTGTGGACTGGAATGATCTAAATGAGATGGTGACTGCAGCTTGCTACACACCTGATGGCCAG GGTGCGTTAGTAGGTTCATACAAGGGGAACTGTCGTTTGTATGATACATCCG AAAATAAGCTACACCCGAAGAgtcaaatcaatctgcaaaataagaaaaagaaatctcatcACAGGAAGATCACTGGCTTTCAG TTTGCCCCAGGGAGCTCCACAGAAGTGCTTGTTACATCTGCAGATTCACGTATCCGGGTCattgatggtgttgatgttgttcACAAATTCAAAG GTTTCCGCAACTCTAGTAGTCAAATATCAGCATCTGTGACAGCTAATGGGAAGTATGTGGTCAGTGCTAGCGAGAACTCAAATGTATATGTGTGGAAACATGAAGGTGAATCTCGGCCAAGCAGAACTAAGGGTGTAACTGTTACCCAGTCTTACGAACATTTTCATTGTCAAGATGTATCAGTAGCCATTCCCTGGACTGGTCTAGTTGGCACAAACAGCCCCGAAGATGAGAATAGTGGGTCCCCCAGTTTACTGAGCAGCGAGTCCTCTGTAAACAACCACTCTACACCTGCTTTGGTACATGAGGCtaacaataaaaaggaaagctcaccATCACTTTACGGACGCACCAACAGCCCCCGTCATGGTACGATCGCCAGTGTAAGCAATAGTTACTTCTTTGACAAGTTCTCAGCAACATGGCCAGAGGAAAAATTGGTATCTGCTGCTAAGAAAAGAAGCCCTAACGTGAGTACAGATTTCTCCACTATTTTAAAGCAAGGTAGGTCAGCTTGGGGTATGGTTATTGTAACTGCAGGCCTCAGAGGAGAAATAAGAACATTCCAAAACTTTGGGTTGCCTGTTAGGATTTAA